From a single Anoplolepis gracilipes chromosome 3, ASM4749672v1, whole genome shotgun sequence genomic region:
- the Sec6 gene encoding exocyst complex component 3, which translates to MSTKMTTNIEDLQKLEEEARARGTKYVTNLLQRPGQLEKIDMYKRRISRKKASVETMLKTAMQSQLDGVRVGFEQLQSSLESIVVVKEDLEHVNQLFSSVLKLSSRLQAVQEENMRHSQYVIAKENLKHIFTVPESVEKTKQWINEGKLLHAHQSLMDLETSRDELLYELHKLPNQSPADTIMLKAYFEDVEMLSQLMEKQIRLVLSRTLNTVRKEPTIIVTPLRIIEREEKADQFAIQRHKQSGFMAPGRPKRWKDMAMKVLEKSVANRIEGTQVDERADNKMWLVRYLELTRLLILEDLRVVKTLCKPCFPPWYDIVRTFVKMYHTSLSQHLKDIITSGLEGNEYVSLLAWIMNTYTGPELMQHPELNIDTSDIGPLLSPEMINDLQEKYLRNMCQNYEDWMRKTLETEKLDWRSGMLPDSSTQELYYHTAAPVIIFQMIDQNLQVAKTISSDLTAQALVLCIEQVIKYGYMYRQAILEFKTKHFEDRSQVPYFTHHMITIVNNCMQFNELAQQMKQLYWVANTTGDATVKFENLLANYQQLRNEAATILLQESFLDLELHFQDLITPKWLSSPIPVETICVTLEDYFQDYNHLSPKNFEYVITEAQNLIAKRYISAMLQRKISLKTYDECLTCTSKIMTEADKLKNFFDRIAPKIGNFNSPFEIIKRLAEVLRCEDAEILSLDLHSLIEKYPDMTEDHLIRLLGLRGDISRAEARGKVSYIMEAQRNRKPVQSISSSIFKQIVIQDSFLGWKP; encoded by the coding sequence atgtcaacaAAAATGACGACGAATATAGAGGATTTGCAAAAGTTAGAAGAAGAAGCGAGAGCTAGGGGTACAAAATATGTCACAAATCTTTTGCAACGGCCAGGTCAACTGGAAAAGATCGACATGTATAAGCGTAGAATCAGCAGGAAAAAGGCATCCGTCGAGACGATGCTGAAGACCGCGATGCAAAGTCAATTGGACGGAGTTAGGGTCGGCTTTGAACAGCTACAAAGTTCTCTAGAAAGTATCGTAGTTGTCAAAGAAGATTTGGAGCATGTTAATCAGCTGTTTAGTTCTGTTCTGAAGCTCAGTTCCAGACTACAAGCGGTGCAGGAAGAGAACATGCGTCATTCCCAATATGTCATTGCCAAGGAGAATTTAAAGCATATATTCACCGTTCCCGAGAGCGTCGAGAAAACCAAGCAGTGGATAAACGAAGGCAAGTTGCTGCACGCACATCAGAGTTTGATGGATCTTGAAACTTCCAGGGATGAATTATTATACGAGCTTCATAAATTGCCGAATCAGTCACCAGCGGATACAATTATGCTGAAAGCTTATTTCGAAGATGTGGAAATGCTTTCTCAACTTATGGAAAAACAGATCAGGCTGGTGTTGAGTCGCACTTTAAATACAGTCAGAAAGGAACCTACCATCATAGTAACACCTTTAAGAATTATAGAACGGGAAGAAAAAGCAGATCAATTTGCTATTCAAAGACACAAGCAAAGTGGTTTTATGGCACCAGGTAGACCCAAGAGGTGGAAGGATATGGCAATGAAGGTATTAGAAAAATCAGTTGCCAATAGAATTGAAGGAACTCAGGTGGACGAGAGGGCGGATAACAAAATGTGGCTAGTAAGATATTTAGAGCTTACAAGACTCTTAATCCTTGAAGACTTGAGAGTAGTAAAGACTCTATGTAAGCCTTGTTTCCCACCTTGGTATGACATTGTAAGgacttttgttaaaatgtatCATACTAGTCTATCCCAACATTTAAAGGATATCATTACCAGTGGATTGGAGGGTAACGAATATGTTTCTCTGTTAGCATGGATTATGAATACTTATACAGGGCCAGAATTAATGCAGCATCCCGAGTTAAATATCGACACATCTGATATTGGTCCACTACTTAGTCCCGAGATGATAAACGATCTTCAGGAAAAGTATTTGAGAAACATGTGTCAAAATTATGAAGATTGGATGAGAAAAACATTGGAAACGGAAAAACTTGATTGGAGAAGCGGTATGTTACCTGACAGCAGTACTCAAGAACTATATTATCACACCGCAGCAccagttattatatttcaaatgattGATCAAAATCTTCAAGTTGCAAAAACCATCAGTTCAGATTTAACGGCACAGGCGTTAGTTCTCTGTATTGaacaagtaattaaatatggaTACATGTATAGACAAGCAATACtagaatttaaaacaaaacactTTGAAGATAGGAGTCAGGTTCCTTATTTTACTCATCATATGATTACAATAGTTAATAATTGTATGCAGTTCAACGAGTTGGCGCAGCAGATGAAACAACTTTACTGGGTTGCCAATACTACTGGAGACGCCActgtaaaatttgaaaatcttttagCAAATTATCAGCAATTGAGGAACGAGGCTGCAACCATATTGTTGCAAGAATCCTTTTTGGATCTAGAGCTGCATTTTCAAGATTTGATCACGCCCAAGTGGTTGTCATCGCCCATCCCGGTGGAGACTATCTGCGTTACTTTGGAggattattttcaagattataaTCATCTGAGTCCCAAAAACTTCGAGTATGTTATTACCGAAGCGCAGAATCTGATCGCAAAGCGTTATATATCCGCGATGTTACAGAGGAAGATATCGTTGAAAACGTACGACGAATGCTTGACGTGTACGTCGAAAATAATGACGGAGGCAGATAAATTGAAGAACTTCTTTGACAGAATTGCTCCGAAAATCGGTAATTTCAATTCACCGTTCGAGATAATAAAACGTCTTGCCGAGGTATTGAGATGCGAGGACGCGGAGATTCTTTCGCTTGATCTGCACTCCTTGATCGAAAAATATCCTGACATGACAGAGGACCATCTGATTAGACTGCTCGGTCTTCGGGGCGACATATCACGAGCAGAAGCCCGAGGAAAGGTTTCTTATATCATGGAAGCCCAACGAAATCGAAAGCCGGTGCAATCCATCTCGAGCAGTATATTTAAGCAGATAGTAATACAGGACAGCTTTCTTGGTTGGAAGCCTTGA
- the Mrpl27 gene encoding large ribosomal subunit protein bL27m isoform X1, with protein MIWRISRFSDVCSEFITFGFSIIFTMAYLSQLPSLALQNIRQNTILNDISNLAKICVRYASKKASTSTSNSSGNPRPKHRGWKVQDGHHVKVGQILVTQLKPRFHPGLNVGFGRNGTLFAIEPGKVMVTCEKINPYWKHTWIKRCYAGREDQVIYKKHFNVIPYRQHNRFQLIDKI; from the exons atgatatggCGTATTTCAAGGTTCTCTGATGTTTGTTCAGAGTTCATCACTTTTGGATTTTCAATAATCTTTAcg ATGGCTTATCTGTCACAATTGCCTTCTCTTGCATTACAAAACATCCGACAGAACACAATATTAAACGATATTAGTAATTTAG caAAAATATGTGTCAGATATGCTTCAAAGAAAGCTAGTACTAGCACTAGTAATTCATCTGGTAATCCTAGACCAAAACATAGAGGATGGAAAGTACAGGATGGACATCATGTAAAAGTGGGCCAAATATTGGTTACACAGTTAAAACCCAGGTTCCATCCAGGACTTAAT GTTGGTTTTGGGCGAAATGGAACTTTATTTGCCATAGAACCAGGTAAAGTAATGGTAACTTGTGAGAAAATTAATCCTTACTGGAAGCATACCTGGATTAAACGATGTTATGCTGGTCGTGAAGATcaagttatatataagaaacactTTAATGTTATCCCTTATCGACAACATAATCGATTTCAATTGattgacaaaatataa
- the Mrpl27 gene encoding large ribosomal subunit protein bL27m isoform X2 produces the protein MAYLSQLPSLALQNIRQNTILNDISNLAKICVRYASKKASTSTSNSSGNPRPKHRGWKVQDGHHVKVGQILVTQLKPRFHPGLNVGFGRNGTLFAIEPGKVMVTCEKINPYWKHTWIKRCYAGREDQVIYKKHFNVIPYRQHNRFQLIDKI, from the exons ATGGCTTATCTGTCACAATTGCCTTCTCTTGCATTACAAAACATCCGACAGAACACAATATTAAACGATATTAGTAATTTAG caAAAATATGTGTCAGATATGCTTCAAAGAAAGCTAGTACTAGCACTAGTAATTCATCTGGTAATCCTAGACCAAAACATAGAGGATGGAAAGTACAGGATGGACATCATGTAAAAGTGGGCCAAATATTGGTTACACAGTTAAAACCCAGGTTCCATCCAGGACTTAAT GTTGGTTTTGGGCGAAATGGAACTTTATTTGCCATAGAACCAGGTAAAGTAATGGTAACTTGTGAGAAAATTAATCCTTACTGGAAGCATACCTGGATTAAACGATGTTATGCTGGTCGTGAAGATcaagttatatataagaaacactTTAATGTTATCCCTTATCGACAACATAATCGATTTCAATTGattgacaaaatataa
- the Tsen34 gene encoding tRNA-splicing endonuclease subunit Sen34, with translation MDTLNNIYLIVSKNNVFVWNANDWLRLRQDHRIIGELVGSFPRSTRQDVFSGLPLLLLPEEVTLLLEKKIACLIQCSSLEKPPTESLNKKFQEYRDTLYIQQIECLRENRRKQITSVMDKIVEGKKRKILGLHTSKKTMKKPLDKKTQEALDSIEINTQTLLEEELAKLPNLSKTEALVQTHTAYPWFNKDDIKVVEWNYPLTPNQRHKYKVYKDLWEKEYYITSGEKFGGDFLVYPGDPIMFHSQFIIQCKCKDEEMSITELVAQCRVSCHVRKTLVFATYYEEEDRVKYQSFQWAENNIFENS, from the exons ATGGATACACTGAATAACATATATCTCAttgtttcgaaaaataatgtttttgtaTGGAATGCAAAtg atTGGTTGAGACTTAGACAAGACCATAGAATAATTGGTGAATTAGTGGGTTCCTTTCCAAGATCAACTAGACAAGATGTATTTTCAGGTCTTCCATTACTTCTATTACCAGAAGAAGTAACCCTCTtgcttgagaaaaaaattgcttgtCTCATACAATGTTCAAGTCTAGAAAAACCACCAACTGAAtcgttgaataaaaaatttcaagaatataGAGACACACTATATATACAGCAAATAGAATGTTTAAGAGAAAACAGAAGGAAACAG atTACTTCTGTGATGGATAAAATTGTCGAAGGAAAAAAGCGCAAAATATTGGGGTTGCATACAAGCAAAAAAACTATGAAAAAGCCACTAGATAAAAAGACACAGGAAGCCTTAGACagtattgaaattaatactCAAACTTTGCTTGAGGAAGAATTGGCTAAATTACCCAATTTAAGTAAAACAGAAGCTCTTGTTCAAACACACACAG CATATCCATGGTTTAATAAAGATGACATAAAAGTAGTAGAGTGGAACTATCCACTTACTCCTAATCAAcgacataaatataaagtatacaaaGATCTTTgggaaaaagaatattatattactagtGGAGAAAAATTTGGTGGCGACTTTTTAGTATATCCAG GTGATCCAATAATGTTTCATtcacaatttataatacagtGTAAATGCAAGGATGAGGAAATGTCCATTACGGAACTCGTTGCTCAATGTAGAGTCAGTTGTCATGTCAGAAAAACATTGGTATTTGCTACATATTATGAGGAAGAGGATAGAGTAAAGTATCAATCTTTTCAGTGGgcggaaaataatatatttgaaaatagttaa